One genomic segment of Cydia splendana chromosome 5, ilCydSple1.2, whole genome shotgun sequence includes these proteins:
- the LOC134790706 gene encoding uncharacterized protein LOC134790706, protein MPANYREWDWAAVAGAFLAFTLPLSLLVPGFSLWTVVPKVQVTRFHILAQHLTWPQLNIAILTLVLLLFFIHLEIRKRKLDEMVERVMLVSEAADKTVEEESGKQAGAMRACVELLDTAAEQYEHLVLLRQELGQLQRKQGPPAIDSSQDINE, encoded by the exons ATGCCTGCGAACTACAGAGAATGGGACTGGGCTGCTGTAGCGGGTGCGTTTCTGGCGTTCACGCTGCCGTTGAGCCTGCTGGTGCCCGGCTTCTCGTTGTGGACGGTAGTACCTAAAGTGCAAGTGACTCGTTTCCACATACTCGCCCAGCACCTCACTTGGCCGCAGTTAAATATTGCCATTCTTACCCTAGTATTGCTGCTGTTTTTTATTCATCTTGAGATAAGAAAGCGGAA GTTAGATGAAATGGTAGAGCGGGTGATGCTAGTAAGCGAAGCAGCGGACAAGACAGTAGAAGAGGAGAGCGGTAAGCAGGCGGGGGCTATGCGCGCGTGCGTCGAGCTACTAGACACAGCTGCCGAACAGTACGAGCACCTGGTGCTGCTGCGTCAAGAGCTAGGCCAGTTACAGCGCAAGCAAGGCCCGCCGGCCATTGACAGCTCGCAAGACATTAACGAATAG